The following are from one region of the Osmerus mordax isolate fOsmMor3 chromosome 1, fOsmMor3.pri, whole genome shotgun sequence genome:
- the si:ch211-153b23.5 gene encoding glutamine amidotransferase-like class 1 domain-containing protein 3, mitochondrial: MAKSVAVILAGCGVYDGTEVHEASAVLVHLSRAGAKVQMFAPDMDQMHVINHCEGKPSKETRNVLQESARIARGDVKDLSKLETTAFDAIIIPGGFGVAKNLSDWAVKGKECSVQPQVERLIKEFNVKGKPLGMCCISPVLAAKVLPGCEITVGQDKECKMWPYAQTAGTMTEMGCKHVNTDVGQAHIDVKNKLVTTSAFMCNAPIHEIYDGIGVMVKEVLKLA; encoded by the exons ATGGCAAAGAGTGTAGCAGTGATTCTGGCTGGGTGTGGGGTATATGATGGAACAGAAGTGCACGAGGCCTCTGCTGTTCTAGTGCACCTGAGCAGGGCTGGGGCAAAG gTCCAGATGTTTGCTCCTGACATGGACCAGATGCATGTCATCAACCACTGTGAGGGCAAACCTTCCAAAGAGACACGCAATGTGCTCCAGGAGAGTGCCCGTATCGCTCGTGGTGACGTGAAAGACCTGTCTAAGCTGGAAACCACTGCCTTTGATGCCATTATCATCCCAG GTGGATTCGGTGTGGCTAAGAACCTGAGTGACTGGGCAGTGAAGGGGAAGGAATGCAGCGTCCAGCCCCAGGTAGAACGACTGATCAAGGAGTTCAATGTAAAAGGCAAACCCCTGGGAATGTGTTGCATCTCTCCAGTCCTTGCAGCTAAGGTCCTACCAGGTTGTGAGATCACCGTGGGACAGGACAAGGAGTGTAAGAT GTGGCCATATGCTCAGACTGCAGGTACCATGACAGAGATGGGCTGCAAACATGTCAATACAGATGTGGGACAGGCACACATCGATGTCAAGAATAAACTGGTGACCACCAGTGCCTTTATGTGCAATGCTCCTATTCATGAAATTTATGATGGGATTGGTGTCATGGTTAAAGAAGTACTGAAACTAGCTTAA
- the si:ch211-153b23.4 gene encoding uncharacterized protein si:ch211-153b23.4 gives MAEIESLHFSVGILGISGGSLLLLVNNYASSTQDFLPHTALGILLLVVAALLAYVGVCRSLSQSQLFSNLCLTVSALWFGSGLIYILSGEGFLQETDGLRYALIPGLAAFTLALLILGVVAILQRNIFLFTISLSISMACAHQIAGLSDSHFGQGATASNYLLVCLVGLYFGIGRLLSNITCCKVELPGTGLKNKSGLRLGSLTPAHNDLISVGLVMNLLSASVLACPLLGIVPHLFSGHVPWLWTAGVFQTGVCILSYRTKDPLTATFFGFTAMLKFAEGYTALLTAFSLKPSSSIPFPIVFSVLFFILAVFSCQMSLTVGLYQLFFVPYCISIATHSQGFHYRGTQGVQGAIFVVSTIMLFISLYNHGSPTSKIPTGEGLFQSLVTRVSSLTLKPHDKHLHAPYLGTSKYADAEVLGYGCSVLASFAVTTSVGVAGPLSVLILPWVVVAGGLMQLLCGSVAFSRGKTLESTAFILYGVMWSIWGLTRYGGLYGDTRGLSLAVGVIGFILFNCLVIVGTLFLNVAWFAYALTFQLILISFLLDALGVLPYGYDIAVTIIFGLVSFYCFLAHIFNSTFQIPQIPLGEPIMKLRGVGGARHICPHVPARKALSVLQIAEIMMNGGICGMPTDTVYVLVAACNRPEAVQKAFRVKKQAQDRPMSMWVSSIQQLEPVRHLLSPLLWDFMQAAWPSSISLVIPRGQWMDNFGLGEAAKHIGTPQSIAIRNPDCAVATHLMSLVGPIAVTSANPTGEADTTHHNQVYAKLGDKVDGVLCDGPSPENIASTVVDCTKIESGHIGFFRVGLIPKSKVLQIFENVQRRHMHGHINTAFEEDLAYPGRQTDLGEDFSSASSSDSSLPS, from the exons ATGGCTGAGATCGAGTCTCTTCATTTCTCTGTTGGAATCCTCGGAATCTCCGGCG GCTCCTTATTGCTTCTGGTAAATAACTATGCCAGTTCTACACAAGATTTCCTCCCCCATACTGCACTGGGGATACTGCTGCTTGTCGTAGCTGCACTTTTGGCCTATGTCG GAGTGTGCCGCAGCCTGTCCCAGTCCCAGCTGTTCTCTAatctgtgtctgactgtgtctgcCCTGTGGTTTGGCTCTGGCCTGATCTACATCCTGTCAGGGGAGGGGTTCCTGCAGGAGACGGATGGGCTCCGCTATGCCCTTATCCCAGGCCTTGCAGCCTTCACCCTTGCTCTCCTTATCCTGGGTGTTGTGGCCATCCTCCAAAGGAATATTTTCCTCTTTACCATCTCCCTAAGCATCAGCATGGCTTGTGCTCACCAGATTGCAGGCCTGTCAGACTCTCACTTTGGCCAGGGTGCCACAGCTTCCAACTACCTCCTTGTCTGTCTGGTGGGTCTATACTTTGGCATTGGCCGTTTGTTGTCCAACATCACTTGTTGTAAGGTTGAGCTCCCGGGCACCGGACTTAAAAATAAGTCAGGGCTCCGGCTGGGTTCTCTTACCCCGGCACACAATGATTTGATCTCAGTAGGCCTGGTAATGAACCTGCTGTCTGCCAGTGTGTTAGCCTGCCCTCTACTAGGCATAGTACCCCATCTGTTCTCAGGTCACGTCCCTTGGCTGTGGACCGCAGGGGTGTTCCAGACGGGCGTGTGCATCCTGTCATACCGGACCAAGGACCCACTCACCGCTACCTTCTTTGGTTTTACTGCTATGCTGAAGTTTGCAGAGGGCTATACCGCTCTACTCACAGCCTTCTCCCTCAAACCTTCCTCGTCCATCCCCTTCCCCATCGTCTTTTCTGTGCTATTTTTTATATTGGCTGTGTTCAGCTGCCAGATGAGTCTGACCGTGGGGCTCTACCAGCTCTTCTTTGTGCCCTACTGCATATCCATTGCTACCCACTCACAAGGCTTCCACTACAGGGGCACACAGGGTGTGCAGGGTGCCATATTTGTAGTTTCCACCATCATGCTATTCATCAGCCTATACAATCATGGCTCCCCCACAAGTAAAATTCCCACAGGGGAGGGGTTATTCCAGTCCCTGGTGACGAGAGTTAGCAGCCTCACCCTCAAGCCCCACGACAAGCATCTCCATGCACCATACTTGGGCACCTCCAAGTATGCAGATGCCGAGGTTCTGGGCTACGGTTGCAGCGTTCTTGCATCCTTTGCAGTCACAACCAGTGTTGGTGTTGCAGGGCCCTTGTCTGTACTGATACTGCCCTGGGTGGTGGTGGCAGGAGGCCTGATGCAGCTGCTTTGTGGCTCTGTGGCTTTCTCACGAGGGAAGACATTAGAGAGCACTGCCTTCATCCTCTATGGAGTCATGTGGAGCATCTGGGGACTGACTCGTTACGGTGGCCTGTATGGGGACACACGGGGGTTGAGCTTAGCGGTGGGAGTTATAGGCTTTATTCTGTTTAACTGTCTGGTGATCGTGGGGACCTTGTTCCTAAATGTGGCCTGGTTCGCCTACGCCCTGACCTTTCAGCTTATCTTGATTAGCTTTCTGTTGGATGCACTGGGCGTTCTCCCCTATGGCTACGACATTGCGGTCACCATCATCTTTGGCCTGGTGAGTTTCTACTGCTTCCTGGCTCACATCTTCAACAGCACCTTCCAGATCCCCCAGATCCCCTTGGGAGAGCCAATCATGAAGCTccgaggggtgggaggagccagGCACATATGTCCTCATGTCCCCGCCAGGAAGGCCTTGTCTGTGCTGCAGATCGCAG AAATCATGATGAATGGAGGCATTTGTGGGATGCCAACAGACACCGTCTATGTGTTAGTGGCAGCCTGCAACAGGCCtgaagctgtgcagaaagcttTCAG AGTTAAGAAGCAGGCCCAGGATCGTCCCATGTCAATGTGGGTATCCTCCATCCAACAGCTGGAGCCTGTCAGACACCTCCTGAGTCCTCTACTCTGGGACTTTATGCAGGCTGCTTGGCCATCCTCCATCAGCTTAGTCATCCCCAGGG GCCAGTGGATGGATAACTTTGGCTTGGGTGAGGCAGCCAAACACATTGGCACCCCTCAGAGCATCGCCATCAGAAACCCAGACTGTGCAGTGGCCACACATCTTATGAGCCTG GTGGGGCCTATTGCTGTCACCTCAGCAAACCCCACAGGAGAAGCAGATACCACCCACCACAACCAAGTCTATGCCAAGCTAGGAGACAAG gTGGATGGGGTGTTGTGTGATGGTCCATCCCCAGAAAATATTGCCTCCACGGTGGTAGACTGCACCAAGATTGAGAGCGGTCACATTGGTTTCTTCAGAGTGGGACTCATTCCCAAATCTAAG GTGCTTCAAATCTTCGAGAATGTCCAGAGAAGACACATGCATGGTCATATCAATACAGCTTTTGAAGAGGACCTTGCATatccaggcagacagactgacctGGGAGAAGATTTCAGCTCAGCGTCCTCATCAGactcctctctaccctcctaa